Proteins encoded by one window of Lepeophtheirus salmonis chromosome 3, UVic_Lsal_1.4, whole genome shotgun sequence:
- the LOC121114101 gene encoding kelch-like protein 34 produces MILVYCLTFILCSLTACVSSVPHVVQTLSSNYALILGGYGGKYKEILSVEVVKHDKVCGSVISDIPPTKGRFLGDKSGLAETINDEVIFCRHRQCWMLDIYENKWKQISGFSTTRIGAASATVDNKMIILGGKGKNDSELITFEVYDPTIDKWLTKPEWQMSEERYSFCAVPINRTSLVIIGGYRDGHALSSVELLNIETNQWELLPSLPSARYGQSCLLTEFGGHSGILATGGALTGSEVLFFDIEARVWKKLKSLEYKVDGHKMAIVEGIPTMFSWEHIEQFNGVNWVTTDLRLNHSRSAFAVTTIPGHLVRSC; encoded by the exons ATGATACTTGTGTAttgtttgacatttattttgtgTTCATTGACAGCCTGTGTTTCTTCTGTGCCGCATGTTGTACAGACATTAAGTTCGAACTATGCTCTTATATTAGGTGGATACGGGGGGAAATATAAGGAAATCCTTTCTGTTGAGGTTGTAAAACATGACAAAGTTTGTGGAAGTGTCATTAg tgACATACCTCCCACAAAAGGCCGATTTCTGGGAGATAAGTCCGGATTAGCAGAAACAATCAATGATGAAGTCATATTTTGTCGTCATAGACAATGCTGGATGCTTGATATATACGAAAATAAATGGAAACAA ATATCAGGATTTTCTACAACTAGAATAGGAGCTGCTTCAGCCACTGTggataataaaatgattatccTTGGGGGTAAAGGGAAAAACGACTCTGAACTAATTACTTTTGAAGTCTACGATCCAACAATAGACAAATGGCTTACAAAACCAGAATGGCAAATGTCTGAGGAAAGATATAG CTTTTGTGCCGTGCCTATCAATCGTACAAGTCTTGTCATTATAGGTGGCTATCGAGATGGCCACGCACTTTCATCCGTTGAACTACTTAACATTGAAACAAATCAATGGGAATTACTTCCAAGCCTACCGTCAGCCCGCTATGGTCAATCCTGTCTTCTGACAGAATTTGGTGGACATAGTGGTATCCTTGCAACTGGAGGTGCACTAACAGGATCGGAAgtactattttttgacattgaGGCACGTGTATGGAAGAAGTTAAAATCTTTAGAATATAAAGTGGATGGGCACAAAATGGCTATCGTGGAAGGGATTCCAACAATGTTTTCTTGGGAGCATATTGAGCAGTTTAATGGAGTGAATTGGGTCACTACAGATTTGCGATTGAATCACTCTCGATCTGCGTTTGCTGTTACGACCATTCCAGGTCATTTAGTGAGGAGTTGTTAG